The following nucleotide sequence is from Erythrobacter aurantius.
TCGGCCTTCAGCACTTGCGGATCGCGTGCGAAGACAAATCCGAAGCTGACCCCGCCTTCCTTGCCGATAGTGGCGTGATGCAGCTTGTGCGCCTGCACCAGCCGCTTGGCATAGCCTTTCTTGGGCACCCAGCGGAAATAGCGCTGATGCACCAACCCGTCGTGGATCAGCGTGTAGATCACGCCGTAGATCGACACGCCGACAGCGGCCCACCACAGCCATTCCCAATAGAGCGAGCCGAAGATGTACATGGCCGTGCAGATCAGGCCGAACACAACGGCGAACAGGTCGTTCTTCTCGAAAGTGTTGTCGTGCGGTTCGTGATGGTCGCGGTGCCAGCCCCAGCCCCAGCCGTGCATGATGTATTTGTGCGCATACCACGCCCACAGCTCCATCCCGATCACGGCGGCAAGGACGATCGCTCCCGCTTCAAGCCAGCTCATGCAACGATCCTCCCTTCCGTATCGATCAGGCCACTTTGCTCGGCAATCCCGGCGCGCTTGGCAGCGGGCAGCGCCCACCACGGCACATCGGGCCGCCGATGATGCTCAAGGTGATAGCCGAAATGGAAGCAGGTTGCGAGGCTTGCAATAGAACCAAAGCCGTTGGTGCGGGCATTGTGATCGTCCGGAAACGGCTCCCCAGGCGCATGATGATGCGGACGGTAGGTGCCGAAGTAGAACAGCTGGAGCGAAGACAGCAGCGCGGGCGCTCCGTACAGCAGCACGATCTGGACCATCGGAATGCCGAGGATCAGCCAATAGACCCCGACCACGGCATGCACGAACACCAGCGACTGCCAGCCGAAATAGCGTTTGAAGAAGGTCCAGTACCACTGCCGGAAATTCGCGGGGTGATCCTCGTCAAAATCGGGATCGCCGGGCCTGCCCGCCAGCCGGTGATGCGTATGATGGGCATCGCGCAGGACGCTCCAGCGGAAGCCCGCGTAGAGGAACAACAGCGGCGCGGCGATGGCGGCGTTGAGCCGCGGCTTTCCCGGCACCAGCGTCCCGTGCATCGCATCATGGCAGACGATAAACACGCCGACGGAAAGCCAGCACTGCACCGCCGCCATCGCGACCGCCAACGGCAGGTTCGACCATGACAGCTCGAACACGA
It contains:
- a CDS encoding sterol desaturase family protein; translated protein: MSWLEAGAIVLAAVIGMELWAWYAHKYIMHGWGWGWHRDHHEPHDNTFEKNDLFAVVFGLICTAMYIFGSLYWEWLWWAAVGVSIYGVIYTLIHDGLVHQRYFRWVPKKGYAKRLVQAHKLHHATIGKEGGVSFGFVFARDPQVLKAELREQAKTGVAKVRDSAGA
- a CDS encoding fatty acid desaturase, producing MTANRLILPSAPVQGAIGLALAAAIAGSWLGIHAYAMFVFELSWSNLPLAVAMAAVQCWLSVGVFIVCHDAMHGTLVPGKPRLNAAIAAPLLFLYAGFRWSVLRDAHHTHHRLAGRPGDPDFDEDHPANFRQWYWTFFKRYFGWQSLVFVHAVVGVYWLILGIPMVQIVLLYGAPALLSSLQLFYFGTYRPHHHAPGEPFPDDHNARTNGFGSIASLATCFHFGYHLEHHRRPDVPWWALPAAKRAGIAEQSGLIDTEGRIVA